A genomic stretch from Candidatus Atribacteria bacterium ADurb.Bin276 includes:
- a CDS encoding TMAO/DMSO reductase, whose protein sequence is MKHLIYIIVVLGLLLGGLNFSILAQEKQILAPDTPDEEIMHMNPQMVDPSQLPLDSIEDLNVTGTVQTIDLVTWRLHINGKAVTKELSLTYDDLLQMEMITKKSILICPGFFVDYAEWTGIPLQTFLKQAGVEIYERIRVASGDGYSTSFTREEIEKNTIFLALKVNGVTLPPEHGFPVRIVADGIYGGQWVKWVDTIEIQ, encoded by the coding sequence ATGAAACATTTAATTTATATAATAGTAGTTTTAGGGTTGTTACTTGGAGGATTGAACTTTTCAATATTAGCTCAAGAAAAACAAATATTAGCCCCTGATACACCTGACGAAGAAATTATGCACATGAACCCTCAAATGGTCGATCCATCTCAGCTCCCGCTGGATTCGATTGAAGACCTCAATGTTACTGGAACAGTTCAAACCATTGATTTAGTTACTTGGCGATTACATATTAACGGTAAAGCGGTGACCAAGGAATTATCTCTAACCTATGATGACCTATTACAGATGGAAATGATTACAAAAAAATCAATTTTAATTTGTCCGGGGTTCTTTGTTGATTACGCCGAATGGACTGGTATTCCCCTTCAAACTTTCCTTAAACAAGCCGGAGTTGAAATTTATGAAAGAATTAGAGTTGCCTCTGGGGATGGATATTCAACCTCCTTTACTCGAGAGGAAATTGAAAAAAATACCATATTTTTGGCCTTAAAGGTGAATGGAGTAACTCTACCTCCAGAACACGGTTTTCCGGTTAGGATTGTGGCGGATGGTATTT
- a CDS encoding Carboxymuconolactone decarboxylase family protein, which translates to MSSRDIEKIEKIQSDRKAANEFYSQNSEVYRSFVSMERKTYSNGELEKRYKEMIAIGISIIINCESCLEWHIKEALRSGASEKQIIEAIEVGIEMGGGPATVSARFAMKVLEYYRQNTLMA; encoded by the coding sequence GTGAGTAGCCGAGATATTGAAAAAATTGAAAAGATTCAAAGCGATCGAAAAGCAGCCAATGAATTTTATTCACAAAATTCAGAAGTGTATCGGTCATTTGTGAGCATGGAAAGAAAAACCTATTCTAATGGAGAACTGGAAAAAAGGTACAAAGAGATGATCGCTATTGGGATTTCGATCATCATCAACTGCGAATCGTGCCTGGAGTGGCATATCAAAGAAGCTTTGCGGTCTGGAGCATCGGAAAAACAGATCATTGAAGCCATTGAAGTGGGAATCGAGATGGGTGGAGGACCAGCAACAGTTTCTGCCCGATTTGCCATGAAGGTTTTGGAGTATTATCGACAAAATACCTTGATGGCTTAA
- the gutB_1 gene encoding Sorbitol dehydrogenase, giving the protein MNIPKTMKAGVLYGYKNLTLQEIPVPEPKENEILLKVGACGICGSDIRYYYGENAWALHTLGFNEPTPGAAILGHEVAGTITQLGTHSSEWQEGDRVGALAFKSCGVCEFCLRNLPNLCAFQHHIGHDGRWKEVDYAPGGYSEYMPIWKDKIFSLPEHVSFIEATQLDGLAVAIHAINRSRLTIGESLVVVGSGAIGLLVAQVGITLGAGKVMVLDTREKPLNIANQLGIREARKINQDNLKKEIQDFTNQKGADVIIDTVGTGKTITKSLRSLNRFGRLVLVATTEDEITIKPTDLAGERIITTSANNLYRNYPQAISLLASGKVQTKPFITHVFPLESLGEAFQLALDKENNDVIKIVLVP; this is encoded by the coding sequence ATGAATATCCCTAAAACCATGAAAGCCGGTGTGCTCTATGGTTATAAAAATTTAACTCTTCAAGAAATTCCGGTTCCCGAACCCAAAGAGAACGAAATCTTGTTGAAAGTGGGAGCCTGCGGGATTTGTGGAAGTGATATCCGTTATTATTACGGAGAAAATGCCTGGGCTTTGCATACCTTGGGGTTTAACGAACCAACCCCGGGGGCAGCGATTCTCGGCCATGAAGTTGCCGGAACCATCACTCAGCTTGGTACCCATTCATCCGAATGGCAAGAAGGAGACCGGGTGGGTGCCCTCGCTTTTAAATCTTGTGGTGTGTGCGAGTTTTGTTTACGGAATCTCCCAAATTTGTGCGCTTTTCAACACCATATCGGCCATGATGGTCGCTGGAAAGAGGTGGATTATGCACCTGGAGGGTACAGTGAATATATGCCGATTTGGAAGGATAAAATTTTCTCTTTGCCAGAACATGTTTCATTTATTGAAGCTACCCAGCTCGATGGTTTGGCGGTTGCGATTCATGCAATAAATAGATCCCGATTGACCATAGGAGAGTCTTTGGTTGTTGTTGGTTCCGGTGCCATAGGTCTCTTGGTTGCTCAGGTGGGAATCACTTTGGGAGCTGGCAAGGTAATGGTTCTTGACACTCGAGAAAAACCACTCAACATTGCCAATCAGTTGGGTATTAGAGAGGCCAGAAAAATTAATCAAGATAATTTAAAAAAAGAAATACAGGATTTCACCAACCAAAAAGGCGCTGATGTTATTATCGATACAGTTGGAACAGGTAAAACAATTACTAAATCCCTCCGCTCGCTAAATCGTTTTGGTCGCTTGGTTCTCGTAGCCACAACTGAAGATGAAATAACGATAAAACCCACCGATTTAGCTGGAGAAAGAATAATTACCACTTCGGCCAACAATCTCTACCGGAATTATCCACAAGCCATTTCCCTCTTGGCATCCGGAAAGGTTCAAACCAAGCCTTTTATTACCCATGTATTTCCACTTGAAAGCCTTGGAGAAGCTTTTCAATTAGCTTTGGATAAAGAGAACAATGATGTCATTAAAATTGTCCTTGTTCCATAA
- the sugB_2 gene encoding Trehalose transport system permease protein SugB, protein MKFLKSLLFYLGLFIIIIPTVFVFYWMISGGFKTQLQIISSPPVFFYEPNIKNYIEVITQHNFGLYMWNSFVVAALSTLVALLVGIPAGYSISRFRMRTSVFLLTVSRMVPFVSYLMPWFITFRRWGLIDSYTGLTLAHLIVNMPIVVLLMSTFFEEVPYELEEAAEIDGASKVNVFKYVSLPLARNGVITSAILSFVFSWNQFLFSLILSGPRTQTVPIAVFNFMTYEEIAWGGLLAAATMITLPVLILTIFIHKYIVRGLTLGALKG, encoded by the coding sequence ATGAAGTTTTTAAAGTCTCTATTGTTCTATCTTGGCTTATTTATAATAATTATTCCAACTGTATTTGTATTTTACTGGATGATTTCAGGTGGATTTAAAACTCAACTTCAGATTATCTCTTCTCCGCCAGTTTTTTTCTATGAACCCAATATAAAAAATTATATAGAAGTCATAACTCAACATAATTTTGGGCTCTATATGTGGAACAGTTTTGTGGTTGCAGCTCTATCAACCTTGGTCGCTCTCTTAGTTGGAATCCCGGCTGGATATTCAATTTCCCGATTTAGAATGCGAACCAGTGTTTTTTTACTCACTGTTTCAAGAATGGTTCCTTTTGTCAGCTATTTGATGCCCTGGTTTATTACTTTTCGGCGATGGGGACTGATAGATTCATATACCGGTCTTACCTTAGCCCACTTGATTGTGAATATGCCAATTGTAGTTTTACTGATGTCCACTTTTTTTGAAGAAGTTCCCTATGAACTGGAGGAGGCTGCTGAGATAGACGGAGCTTCTAAGGTCAACGTCTTTAAATATGTCTCTTTGCCTCTGGCTCGAAATGGAGTCATTACCTCGGCTATTCTTTCTTTTGTGTTTTCCTGGAACCAATTCCTTTTTTCCTTAATCCTTTCTGGCCCTCGAACCCAAACGGTACCAATTGCCGTTTTTAACTTTATGACCTATGAAGAAATTGCCTGGGGAGGACTTCTGGCTGCTGCAACAATGATTACTTTACCGGTCCTCATTCTCACAATTTTTATTCATAAATATATTGTTAGAGGATTAACTCTTGGGGCCTTGAAAGGTTAG
- the sugA_3 gene encoding Trehalose transport system permease protein SugA, which yields MLKRNTTLKWILLSPAFALTGILIAYPLAYNFYLSFHSWYGSATRLPRFEGFSNYIATLSDPRFWNSIRVTIVFTILALGIEIVAGFFIALYINREFRGKNFIKALLVFPFAATPVAIALVWRNMYDPTLGVINYFVSLIGRVQPVEWLTKPHLVIPSLAFVDIWQWTPLVVLICMAGLEGLPREPIESAQIDGASKWQIFRRIIFPLMGPTLIAATMIRSWDVIKVFDIIYVMTAGGPGFASENLNIYIYNTAFFYFNMGYASSMMVILFAIVVGFNIILYQLTKRGNE from the coding sequence GTGTTAAAAAGAAATACAACCTTAAAATGGATACTTTTATCCCCGGCTTTTGCTTTAACAGGAATACTTATTGCTTACCCCTTAGCTTATAACTTTTATTTAAGTTTTCATTCCTGGTACGGAAGCGCTACCCGATTACCACGTTTTGAAGGATTCAGCAATTATATTGCCACTCTTAGCGATCCTCGTTTTTGGAATTCAATTCGTGTAACAATCGTTTTTACTATTTTAGCTTTAGGTATTGAAATTGTTGCTGGCTTTTTCATTGCTTTGTATATTAACCGAGAATTTCGGGGAAAGAATTTTATTAAAGCTCTGTTGGTATTTCCTTTTGCTGCTACGCCGGTAGCTATTGCTCTGGTGTGGCGGAATATGTATGATCCCACCTTGGGTGTCATCAATTATTTTGTTTCCCTGATAGGTCGAGTCCAACCAGTTGAATGGCTGACAAAACCTCATTTGGTCATTCCTTCATTAGCTTTCGTTGACATATGGCAATGGACACCACTGGTCGTTTTGATCTGTATGGCTGGTTTGGAGGGATTACCAAGAGAACCAATTGAATCTGCTCAAATTGATGGTGCTTCAAAGTGGCAAATATTTCGTCGAATTATATTTCCTTTGATGGGTCCAACCCTTATAGCCGCAACCATGATTCGTTCCTGGGATGTCATCAAAGTTTTTGACATTATCTACGTAATGACCGCAGGAGGACCAGGATTTGCCTCGGAAAATCTGAATATTTACATCTATAATACTGCTTTTTTCTATTTTAATATGGGTTATGCCAGTTCAATGATGGTCATCCTCTTTGCCATAGTAGTTGGTTTTAATATTATTCTCTATCAACTCACCAAACGAGGGAATGAATAA